In Zingiber officinale cultivar Zhangliang chromosome 1A, Zo_v1.1, whole genome shotgun sequence, a genomic segment contains:
- the LOC122038802 gene encoding uncharacterized protein At1g66480-like → MGNGLSRKKKLVKVMKLDGTTIKLKSPARAGRVLEDYPGYNLLDSDDVTRSGVRARPLDQDADLKPGKLYFLVQLPRLPLTQAADPRSPAGRAWSGALRVSAKERLESLKLSRRTMSDVSSVARRTPSAVAVDEAADGVVRLKMRLPKSKVEKLMKESRNPTEAAEKITELCIVGDGGAAAAEPAISAVTDGRKEKRTRFAEIPDEIIA, encoded by the exons ATGGGCAACGGCCTCAGCAGAAAGAAGAAGCTCGTGAAAGTGATGAAGCTCGACGGTACCACCATCAAGCTCAAGTCGCCGGCACGAGCAGGCCGAGTGCTCGAGGATTACCCTGGATACAACCTCCTTGACTCCGACGACGTCACGCGGAGCGGTGTCCGCGCTCGGCCTCTGGATCAGGACGCCGACCTGAAGCCCGGCAAGCTCTACTTCCTCGTCCAGCTTCCCCGGCTGCCGCTGACACAGGCGGCGGACCCGCGGTCGCCGGCCGGCAGGGCCTGGTCGGGCGCGCTGCGCGTGAGCGCCAAGGAGCGGCTGGAGAGCCTCAAGCTCTCCCGCCGGACCATGTCGGACGTGTCGTCGGTGGCCCGGCGGACGCCGTCAGCTGTGGCGGTAGATGAGGCCGCGGACGGCGTGGTCCGGCTCAAGATGCGCCTTCCCAAGTCCAAAGTCGAGAAGCTGATGAAGGAGAGCAGGAACCCCACCGAGGCCGCCGAGAAGATCACCGAGCTATGCATCGTCGGGGACGGcggggcggcggcggcggagccgGCGATCTCGGCCGTTACCGATGGCCGGAAGGAG AAGCGAACGAGATTTGCTGAAATCCCAGATGAGATTATTGCCT